The proteins below come from a single Halobacillus salinarum genomic window:
- the hxlB gene encoding 6-phospho-3-hexuloisomerase: MGKMETILSEIQSVTSLIDEAELTEIAADLQRTGRIFVIGEGRSGLMAKSFAMRLMHLGAEVYVIGETITPSIKEDDMLVAISGSGSTKSVVWTAEKAKKLGCQVIAVTTNPDSDLASHASKVLRVPAATKYRREDERQTIQPLGSLFDQCAHIVFDTICLSYAELKDIGHDQAFKQHSNVE; the protein is encoded by the coding sequence ATGGGAAAAATGGAGACGATTCTCTCAGAAATTCAATCGGTGACAAGTCTCATAGACGAAGCTGAATTAACTGAAATCGCGGCTGACCTGCAGAGGACAGGAAGAATTTTTGTCATCGGTGAAGGACGCTCTGGTTTGATGGCAAAATCATTTGCGATGCGTCTTATGCACTTAGGAGCTGAGGTTTATGTGATTGGCGAAACGATCACACCTTCCATTAAGGAAGATGATATGCTCGTCGCGATTTCAGGCTCTGGATCAACGAAAAGCGTCGTGTGGACAGCGGAAAAAGCGAAAAAACTCGGCTGTCAGGTCATTGCTGTAACGACCAACCCTGACTCCGACCTAGCTTCCCACGCCTCTAAAGTGCTGCGTGTGCCAGCAGCTACGAAATACCGCCGGGAGGACGAACGGCAGACGATTCAGCCGCTCGGGTCTTTATTTGACCAATGTGCCCATATCGTTTTTGATACGATCTGCCTCAGCTACGCAGAGCTTAAAGACATCGGTCATGATCAAGCCTTCAAGCAGCACAGCAACGTCGAGTAG
- a CDS encoding bifunctional aldolase/short-chain dehydrogenase: MVENLWNTNQAEQLDSGLQELVYRSNLLGADRSVCNFGGGNTSMKTVEKDFRGKDVDVMWVKGSGSDLATMKEQNFTALRLDDIQPLLEREEMSDEEMVEYLGHCMINHRHPRSSIETLLHAFLPFKHVDHTHPDAIISICCADNGKQIAEELFGDRFVWVPYIRPGFTLSKMIAEGVANNPQAELVLMEKHGLVTWGETSGEAYEQTIKVIQEAELFVHDKVEKVSAFNGEKYSSLSESEAEKLLAKVMPVIRGSVSDEKKMLLTCDRGEDVMEFVNSHDAPGLSQVGAACPDHLVHTKRVPLYVDWNPQEEHEEQLVEKLQSGIEAFKEEYRAYFERNKKEGDQMVEPAPRVVLIPGIGMVNTGKDVKNSRVSGALYHRAIAVMKGAAALGSFVSLNEQESYQVEYWPLELYKLSLAPPEAEFSRHIAFVTGGAGGIGSAACRRFVQDGAHVVIADLNIEGAEKLAAEINEEFGVDRALAVKMDVTKEEEVEEAFAKTVLAYGGLDTIVNNAGLATSSPISETTLKEWNLNMNVLGTGYFLVGREAFRKMEQQGIGGSMVFIGSKNSVYAGKNASAYSSVKALEAHLARCLAAEGGQHGIRVNSVLPDAVLQGSAIWNSSWRNERAAAYGIDPDELEEHYRKRTTLQVNIYPEDIADSIAFFASSHSEKTTGCMITVDGGVPAAFTR; the protein is encoded by the coding sequence TTGGTTGAAAACTTGTGGAATACCAATCAAGCAGAACAATTAGACTCAGGACTGCAGGAGCTCGTCTATCGTTCTAATCTTCTCGGTGCAGACCGTTCTGTCTGCAATTTTGGCGGGGGAAACACCTCGATGAAAACGGTCGAAAAGGATTTCCGCGGCAAGGACGTGGATGTCATGTGGGTAAAAGGCAGCGGCTCAGACTTAGCAACCATGAAAGAGCAAAACTTTACAGCGCTGCGCTTAGACGATATTCAACCGCTCTTAGAACGAGAGGAAATGTCTGATGAGGAAATGGTCGAATACCTCGGGCATTGTATGATTAATCATCGTCATCCTCGTTCTTCCATTGAAACGCTGCTTCACGCTTTTCTTCCATTTAAACACGTCGATCACACTCATCCGGATGCAATTATCAGCATTTGCTGTGCCGATAACGGGAAGCAGATCGCGGAAGAATTGTTTGGCGACCGGTTCGTCTGGGTTCCTTATATCCGGCCGGGATTTACGTTATCCAAAATGATTGCCGAAGGAGTCGCGAACAATCCGCAGGCAGAGCTTGTCTTAATGGAGAAGCATGGATTGGTCACATGGGGAGAGACGTCCGGAGAAGCGTATGAGCAGACGATTAAGGTCATCCAGGAAGCCGAATTATTTGTCCACGATAAGGTCGAAAAAGTAAGCGCCTTCAACGGAGAGAAGTACTCGTCACTTTCGGAATCAGAGGCAGAGAAGCTGTTGGCAAAAGTGATGCCGGTCATCCGCGGATCCGTAAGCGATGAGAAGAAGATGCTCTTAACCTGTGATCGTGGTGAGGACGTGATGGAGTTTGTGAATAGTCATGACGCGCCCGGGCTTTCTCAAGTCGGCGCCGCCTGTCCGGATCATCTCGTCCATACAAAACGGGTGCCGTTATACGTCGATTGGAACCCGCAGGAAGAACACGAAGAACAGCTGGTTGAAAAGCTTCAGTCAGGTATTGAAGCCTTCAAGGAAGAGTACCGGGCTTATTTTGAACGGAATAAGAAAGAGGGCGACCAGATGGTGGAGCCTGCTCCGCGCGTCGTGCTCATTCCGGGGATCGGGATGGTGAATACAGGGAAAGACGTGAAAAATTCCAGAGTCAGCGGAGCTTTGTACCACCGGGCGATTGCTGTCATGAAAGGGGCTGCAGCTCTAGGAAGCTTTGTTTCTCTTAATGAGCAGGAATCCTACCAGGTCGAGTACTGGCCGCTTGAACTCTACAAGCTTTCTCTCGCTCCACCGGAAGCCGAATTTTCACGACACATTGCGTTTGTAACCGGAGGGGCTGGCGGAATCGGAAGTGCTGCCTGCCGTCGTTTCGTCCAAGACGGAGCTCATGTTGTGATCGCCGACTTGAACATCGAAGGCGCAGAAAAGCTGGCAGCTGAGATCAACGAAGAGTTCGGAGTGGACCGTGCGCTTGCCGTGAAAATGGATGTGACGAAAGAAGAAGAAGTGGAGGAAGCTTTTGCGAAGACGGTGTTAGCCTATGGAGGACTTGATACCATCGTGAATAACGCGGGACTCGCGACTTCCAGTCCGATTTCCGAAACGACGCTGAAGGAATGGAATTTAAATATGAATGTCCTGGGAACAGGATATTTCCTCGTCGGCCGCGAAGCTTTTAGAAAAATGGAGCAGCAGGGCATTGGCGGAAGTATGGTGTTTATCGGTTCGAAAAACTCCGTGTACGCCGGAAAAAATGCTTCTGCATACAGCTCCGTGAAAGCATTGGAAGCCCACCTTGCCAGATGTCTCGCTGCAGAAGGAGGTCAGCATGGCATAAGAGTCAATTCGGTGCTGCCGGATGCTGTGCTTCAAGGCTCGGCGATTTGGAATTCAAGCTGGCGGAATGAAAGGGCTGCCGCTTACGGCATAGACCCGGATGAATTAGAAGAGCACTACCGTAAACGGACTACGCTCCAAGTCAACATTTATCCGGAGGATATTGCCGATTCGATTGCCTTTTTTGCTTCCTCACATTCTGAGAAAACGACAGGATGTATGATCACCGTAGATGGCGGTGTTCCGGCAGCCTTTACGAGATAA
- the rhaB gene encoding rhamnulokinase: protein MTIYSLAVDIGASSGRLILGSVDDGRLWLDEVHRFDNHVTKKGAYDSWDIHHLFHEIKSGIHKCKARGIEPASIGIDTWAVDFVLLDEKDELLMDPVSYRDPRTDGKMEEVFETISKERLYLETGIQFQKFNTIYQLYALKEQHPEILDKAKTFLMIPDYLNFLLTGVKANEYTNATSTQLVNAFTKHWDKELLATLGINQDMFQEIQTPATELGRLKEEIAEEFGFSMKVVLPATHDTGSAVISVPQQEDTIYISSGTWSLIGVENHFPICVTKALDYNFTNEGGMDYQFRFLKNIMGLWMIQEVKRNYNDQYSFSDLVEMAEAASSMHSIVDVNDDRFLKPDHMVAAIQEYCRETSQPVPNDPGEVAKCIFDSLAASYQTSVAEIEDIFEREFKKINVIGGGSQNEFLNQLIADVTQKPVDAGPVEATAIGNIIAQKIALGEIRDVDEARAITKQSFSIKTYQPKVKER from the coding sequence ATGACAATTTACAGTTTAGCTGTTGATATCGGAGCCTCGAGTGGAAGGCTGATTCTCGGAAGCGTGGATGACGGTCGTTTATGGCTGGATGAGGTGCACCGGTTTGATAACCACGTTACAAAAAAAGGGGCGTATGACTCTTGGGATATCCACCACCTCTTTCATGAAATTAAAAGTGGAATCCATAAATGTAAAGCCCGGGGAATTGAGCCTGCAAGCATTGGAATTGATACGTGGGCGGTTGATTTTGTCCTCCTGGATGAAAAGGATGAGCTGCTTATGGATCCCGTGTCCTATCGGGATCCGCGCACCGATGGAAAGATGGAGGAAGTGTTTGAAACGATTTCCAAAGAACGGCTTTATTTAGAAACAGGCATCCAGTTTCAAAAATTTAATACCATTTATCAATTGTATGCATTAAAAGAACAGCATCCGGAAATTCTGGACAAGGCCAAAACCTTCCTTATGATCCCTGATTATTTAAACTTCCTTTTGACAGGGGTAAAAGCCAATGAATACACCAATGCGACTTCTACACAGCTGGTCAATGCATTTACGAAGCATTGGGATAAGGAATTGCTTGCCACCCTCGGAATCAACCAGGACATGTTTCAGGAGATCCAGACGCCGGCAACTGAGCTCGGACGTCTGAAGGAGGAGATCGCAGAAGAGTTCGGCTTTTCTATGAAGGTGGTGCTGCCGGCTACGCATGACACCGGTTCTGCCGTTATCTCTGTACCCCAGCAGGAGGACACCATTTACATCAGCTCTGGAACGTGGTCGTTGATTGGTGTTGAGAACCATTTTCCCATTTGTGTCACGAAAGCCCTCGATTACAATTTTACGAATGAAGGCGGAATGGATTATCAGTTCCGGTTTCTGAAAAACATCATGGGCCTTTGGATGATCCAAGAGGTGAAACGCAATTACAACGATCAGTATTCTTTTTCTGATTTAGTAGAAATGGCTGAAGCAGCAAGCAGCATGCACTCAATCGTAGACGTGAACGACGACCGGTTTTTAAAGCCTGACCATATGGTGGCAGCGATCCAGGAATACTGCAGGGAAACTTCCCAGCCTGTGCCAAACGATCCTGGAGAGGTAGCGAAATGCATCTTTGACAGCCTTGCTGCCAGCTATCAAACGTCCGTCGCAGAAATTGAAGACATTTTTGAAAGGGAATTCAAAAAAATTAATGTCATTGGCGGCGGTTCCCAAAACGAATTTCTCAACCAGTTGATCGCTGACGTCACCCAGAAGCCCGTTGACGCTGGTCCTGTGGAAGCGACGGCTATTGGGAATATTATCGCCCAGAAGATTGCGTTAGGAGAAATCAGGGATGTGGACGAAGCGAGAGCGATTACGAAACAGTCTTTTTCAATAAAAACTTATCAACCTAAAGTAAAGGAGCGATAA
- the rhaA gene encoding L-rhamnose isomerase, translated as MTVQEAYEEAKKSYEKWGVDVEEALRRLQSIPISIHCWQGDDIGGFEVNANELSGGIDVTGNYPGKAGTPEELRSDLEKALSLIPGQHRINLHAIYAETEGEVVDRDELEPKHFANWVNWAKEQGLGLDFNPTLFSHPKAADDLTLSHPNEEIREFWINHCKASRKIGEYFGKELGTAALTNIWIPDGYKDLPSDRLTPRKRLKDSLDRIFQSEISENYNLDSVESKLFGIGSEAYVVGSHEFYFGYALQNHKLCLLDTGHFHPTEMVSNKISAMLMYTDQLALHVSRPVRWDSDHVVLLDEELKEIALELVRCDALDQVRIGLDFFDASINRVAAWTIGTRNMIKALLYALLMPNDHLQKLQEEGDFTERLTLLEEFKTYPFGAIWDYYCSQMEVPVKETWLNEVRTYEKEVLTKR; from the coding sequence ATGACAGTACAAGAAGCCTATGAGGAAGCGAAAAAAAGCTACGAGAAGTGGGGAGTCGATGTCGAGGAGGCTCTTCGCCGGTTACAATCGATCCCGATTTCAATTCACTGCTGGCAGGGAGATGATATCGGCGGTTTTGAAGTGAACGCCAATGAGCTCTCCGGCGGGATTGATGTGACAGGAAATTATCCTGGTAAAGCCGGCACTCCTGAAGAACTGCGCAGCGATCTTGAGAAAGCGCTGTCTCTCATCCCGGGACAACACCGGATTAACCTGCACGCCATTTATGCGGAGACAGAGGGGGAAGTCGTTGACCGCGATGAGCTTGAACCTAAACATTTTGCAAACTGGGTGAACTGGGCTAAAGAGCAAGGGTTAGGTTTAGACTTCAACCCGACCCTTTTCTCCCATCCGAAAGCGGCGGATGATTTAACCTTGTCTCATCCAAATGAGGAAATCAGGGAATTCTGGATCAATCACTGCAAAGCAAGCCGCAAAATCGGCGAGTATTTCGGCAAAGAGCTGGGTACAGCTGCGCTTACGAATATTTGGATTCCTGATGGCTACAAAGATCTTCCGAGTGATCGCTTAACCCCTCGGAAGCGGCTGAAGGATTCCCTCGACCGCATCTTTCAATCCGAAATTAGTGAAAATTATAATTTGGATTCCGTCGAAAGCAAGTTGTTTGGGATTGGTTCGGAAGCGTATGTAGTGGGTTCCCATGAATTCTATTTCGGCTATGCCTTGCAGAATCATAAGCTTTGTCTGTTGGATACCGGGCATTTCCACCCGACTGAAATGGTGTCAAATAAGATTTCAGCGATGCTGATGTACACAGACCAATTAGCGCTGCATGTATCAAGACCGGTACGCTGGGACAGTGACCACGTCGTCTTGTTAGATGAAGAATTAAAAGAAATTGCGCTGGAACTGGTACGTTGTGATGCGCTCGATCAAGTGAGGATCGGCCTTGATTTCTTTGATGCCAGCATCAACCGGGTGGCAGCATGGACCATCGGGACAAGGAACATGATTAAAGCTTTATTATACGCGCTGCTCATGCCGAACGACCATTTACAGAAGCTGCAGGAGGAAGGTGACTTTACAGAACGGCTCACTTTATTGGAAGAATTCAAGACGTATCCGTTTGGAGCGATTTGGGATTACTATTGCAGCCAGATGGAAGTTCCTGTGAAAGAGACGTGGCTGAATGAAGTCCGCACCTATGAAAAAGAGGTGCTTACTAAGCGCTGA
- a CDS encoding DeoR/GlpR family DNA-binding transcription regulator: protein MLVAERQRKIVDLVNEKLSIRVTELSRHFSVTEETIRRDLEKLEKQNLLRRSHGGAVSVQEEQSETSYLEREITNAHEKRAIALEAVKQIIPGEKIILDASTTAWYMAKELPDLPLTVITNSVKVAVELSKKEKVNVISTGGMLLPKSLSFVGPLAENSLTTYHVDKAFISCKGVHLRGGLTDSNEWQALIKRQMMNIADETVLMVDSSKFDIRTFVQIGRLADVSSVLTDDHVRADYVNAFEELNIPIKTVTLMN, encoded by the coding sequence GTGTTAGTAGCCGAACGGCAGCGTAAAATTGTCGATTTAGTGAATGAGAAATTAAGCATACGCGTTACAGAGTTAAGCAGGCACTTTTCTGTAACCGAAGAAACGATACGCAGAGATTTGGAAAAGCTGGAAAAACAAAACCTGCTGCGAAGAAGCCATGGCGGCGCCGTCAGCGTGCAGGAAGAGCAATCAGAAACGTCTTATTTGGAACGTGAAATTACAAATGCACATGAAAAGAGGGCCATCGCCCTTGAAGCCGTCAAACAAATCATACCAGGGGAAAAGATTATTCTCGATGCGAGCACTACCGCCTGGTATATGGCAAAAGAGCTTCCTGATCTGCCTTTGACGGTCATCACGAACTCTGTCAAAGTCGCCGTTGAGCTGAGCAAAAAGGAGAAAGTCAATGTGATTTCTACCGGAGGAATGCTGCTGCCTAAATCTCTCTCGTTCGTGGGTCCGCTTGCGGAAAACTCCTTAACTACCTATCACGTCGATAAGGCTTTCATTTCGTGCAAAGGCGTCCACTTGCGCGGCGGCCTGACGGATTCAAATGAGTGGCAGGCCCTCATTAAAAGACAGATGATGAACATCGCTGATGAAACAGTGCTGATGGTAGACTCATCAAAATTTGATATCCGTACCTTCGTCCAAATCGGCAGGCTTGCGGATGTCTCTTCCGTTCTTACAGACGACCATGTGAGAGCGGATTATGTGAATGCCTTCGAAGAACTGAACATCCCTATTAAAACCGTTACTTTGATGAATTAA
- the rhaM gene encoding L-rhamnose mutarotase: MIRKASVMYVNKGSYEEYKRRHDELWPEMNAALKEHGAHNYSIFLNEQTGELFAYLEIEDEEKWEQMSGTDVCRRWWAYMADIMETNDDHSPVSVELKDMFYLP; the protein is encoded by the coding sequence ATGATACGGAAAGCGTCCGTGATGTATGTCAACAAAGGTTCTTATGAGGAATATAAGCGAAGACACGATGAACTATGGCCGGAAATGAATGCCGCTCTGAAAGAGCATGGCGCTCATAATTACTCCATTTTTTTAAACGAGCAGACCGGCGAGCTGTTTGCCTATCTTGAAATTGAAGATGAAGAAAAATGGGAGCAAATGAGCGGGACCGACGTGTGCCGGCGGTGGTGGGCGTATATGGCGGATATTATGGAGACGAATGACGATCACAGTCCAGTATCTGTCGAATTGAAGGATATGTTTTACTTGCCATAA
- a CDS encoding MFS transporter codes for MGRIGSKSTTGWKATISVSMANYIEAGSIIAAASSLSLWQAYLGLSSLSIGLLSAVSANAFGAAIGALIGGYLCDKYGRKFIYTYDLLVYMLGVLLIACSFNFPMLLIGTVITGVAVGAGVPASWTYIAEEAPHEKRAAHVGTAQFAWSVGPTLTFLLAVLLAPLGLLGSRLIFVHLLIIAFITWYIRQGLSESTIWKANKTKEKEQAQTKALSKRAFKDLFSLKVNREALFLLIGIYLFWNLTAGAMGYFMPYIYENVGGLSGVQANLLQVFLWGLTVLTTYFGFMKLGDKYSRRLIFAIGAIMGIAAWLILTFAPMNWFSLFAFVILWGSAAGIGAQAFYGLWASELFPTTYRAGAQGFMYFLVRTGIAIWSFVLPTVMDKLGFQIAGITMIVFLVIHFVIGVWLAPDTQGKSLEQIEKERFGKKMDSASKDASLS; via the coding sequence GTGGGAAGAATAGGAAGTAAAAGTACCACTGGTTGGAAAGCGACCATTTCTGTTTCCATGGCGAACTATATCGAAGCAGGTTCGATCATCGCGGCTGCCAGCAGCCTGTCTCTTTGGCAGGCCTATCTCGGACTGAGCAGTCTTTCTATCGGACTGCTCAGTGCCGTGAGTGCCAACGCTTTTGGCGCGGCAATCGGCGCTTTAATCGGCGGTTATTTGTGTGACAAATATGGCAGGAAATTTATTTATACGTACGATTTGCTTGTATATATGCTCGGAGTGCTGCTGATCGCCTGTTCGTTCAATTTTCCGATGCTGTTAATTGGAACCGTTATCACAGGTGTGGCAGTCGGAGCAGGGGTTCCTGCTTCCTGGACGTATATTGCGGAAGAAGCCCCTCATGAAAAGCGGGCGGCACACGTCGGAACGGCGCAGTTCGCCTGGTCTGTCGGACCGACTTTAACCTTTTTGCTTGCCGTATTGCTTGCTCCACTGGGACTGCTAGGGAGCCGTCTGATCTTTGTCCATTTACTCATCATCGCTTTTATTACTTGGTATATTCGTCAGGGACTATCTGAATCTACCATTTGGAAAGCCAACAAAACAAAGGAAAAAGAACAGGCTCAAACAAAGGCCCTGTCGAAACGAGCGTTTAAAGACTTATTCAGCCTCAAGGTCAACCGTGAAGCGTTGTTTCTATTAATCGGAATTTATTTATTCTGGAACTTAACTGCTGGAGCGATGGGATATTTCATGCCTTACATTTATGAAAATGTAGGCGGGCTGTCAGGAGTTCAGGCCAACCTGCTTCAAGTATTTCTTTGGGGACTCACCGTTCTCACCACATACTTTGGCTTTATGAAGCTCGGGGACAAATACAGCAGAAGATTGATCTTTGCTATCGGAGCGATCATGGGCATAGCAGCCTGGCTGATTCTCACATTTGCTCCGATGAACTGGTTTTCCCTTTTTGCTTTTGTCATTTTATGGGGGAGTGCCGCTGGAATTGGCGCCCAGGCATTTTACGGCCTGTGGGCAAGCGAGCTGTTCCCGACTACTTACAGGGCGGGAGCTCAAGGGTTCATGTATTTCCTTGTAAGAACAGGAATCGCAATATGGTCGTTTGTGCTGCCGACCGTTATGGACAAGCTTGGATTTCAAATCGCGGGGATTACGATGATTGTCTTTCTCGTTATTCATTTCGTCATCGGCGTCTGGCTGGCACCGGATACCCAGGGCAAATCTCTTGAACAGATAGAAAAAGAACGATTCGGAAAGAAAATGGATAGCGCAAGTAAAGATGCTTCCCTTTCATAG
- a CDS encoding MarR family winged helix-turn-helix transcriptional regulator, which produces MTDFDNLEDLFFNHIEKLFFPEEWLKLDLKFSKSEILTMLYLYKRKEITMREIVEYLNSPMSTATGIADRLVKNGFIHRCRSEHDRRIVILKLSEKGTGLVKEIMNMVSSYVNVVLDNLTEEEKQFLTQIVLKIISSVQKKLSEDHVQPEDNHSIKKIEIE; this is translated from the coding sequence ATGACTGATTTTGATAATCTGGAAGATCTATTTTTTAATCATATCGAAAAATTATTTTTCCCTGAAGAATGGCTTAAACTTGATTTGAAATTTTCTAAATCAGAGATTTTAACAATGTTATATCTTTATAAACGGAAAGAAATTACGATGAGGGAAATCGTAGAGTATTTAAATTCTCCTATGAGTACGGCGACAGGAATTGCGGATCGACTCGTAAAGAACGGTTTTATACACAGGTGTAGAAGTGAACATGATCGAAGGATCGTGATTTTGAAGCTCTCTGAAAAAGGAACTGGTTTGGTTAAAGAGATTATGAATATGGTTTCAAGTTATGTGAATGTCGTTTTAGACAATTTGACAGAAGAAGAGAAACAATTCCTAACTCAGATTGTATTAAAAATCATTAGTAGTGTTCAGAAAAAGTTAAGTGAAGATCATGTCCAGCCGGAAGATAATCATTCGATTAAAAAAATCGAGATTGAATAG
- a CDS encoding ArsA family ATPase, with protein sequence MRIILYTGKGGVGKTSVAAATAVKCAKEGKKTLVISTDPAHSLGDSLDMKLTNEPVEAAANLWAHEIDTIHEVEEGWGKVQSYLTELFTSKAVKDITTQELTVFPGMEDLLSLLRILKYYKEDFYDVIIIDCAPTGETLALLSFPEMLRWWMEKLFPLKKKAVKVVGPIAQSITKIPMPSGQVLEEIDRMYYQLDEMKQIFSERDTTSIRVVVNPEKMVIKEAQRSFTYLNLYDFNIDAVVINRVIPDEVTDTYFQSWKDIQKKYKKDIKESFSPIPIYNAPLFEKEVVGMTMLDRMGKEVFKEEDPIEIKYKGRAQKIISDGDGYMMEIEMPFVQKNELSLNQKGDELIIKIGNIKRNITLPRTLLDYSIYKAKFENEKLRIYFGGGQNE encoded by the coding sequence ATGAGAATTATTTTGTACACGGGAAAAGGCGGAGTGGGAAAAACAAGTGTGGCGGCTGCAACAGCGGTTAAATGTGCAAAAGAGGGAAAGAAAACGCTTGTCATCAGTACAGATCCAGCACATAGTCTGGGAGATTCCCTTGATATGAAGCTGACAAATGAGCCAGTAGAGGCAGCTGCGAATTTGTGGGCGCATGAAATCGATACGATTCATGAAGTGGAAGAGGGATGGGGAAAGGTTCAGAGTTATCTGACGGAACTTTTTACAAGTAAAGCAGTGAAAGATATTACTACACAAGAGTTAACGGTTTTTCCTGGTATGGAGGACCTTCTCAGCCTATTAAGAATTTTAAAATATTATAAAGAAGATTTTTATGATGTCATTATTATTGATTGCGCCCCAACAGGAGAAACACTAGCATTACTGAGTTTTCCGGAAATGCTTCGCTGGTGGATGGAAAAACTTTTCCCTTTGAAAAAGAAGGCTGTTAAAGTTGTTGGACCGATAGCCCAATCGATTACGAAAATCCCGATGCCTTCTGGGCAAGTGTTAGAGGAAATTGATAGAATGTATTACCAATTAGATGAAATGAAACAGATTTTTTCCGAACGGGATACAACAAGTATTCGAGTCGTGGTGAATCCAGAAAAAATGGTCATAAAAGAAGCGCAGCGGAGCTTTACTTATTTGAATCTATACGATTTCAATATCGATGCCGTTGTCATCAATCGTGTTATACCTGATGAGGTGACGGATACGTATTTTCAATCATGGAAGGACATCCAAAAGAAATACAAAAAAGACATTAAAGAAAGCTTTAGTCCCATTCCTATTTATAATGCCCCCCTTTTTGAGAAGGAAGTAGTTGGAATGACGATGCTTGACCGAATGGGGAAGGAAGTTTTCAAAGAGGAGGATCCGATTGAAATCAAGTATAAAGGTCGAGCCCAAAAGATAATCAGCGATGGGGACGGTTACATGATGGAGATTGAGATGCCGTTTGTTCAGAAAAATGAGCTGTCACTAAATCAGAAGGGGGATGAGCTCATAATAAAAATCGGGAATATCAAACGCAATATTACCTTGCCTAGAACGCTGTTAGACTATTCTATCTATAAAGCGAAATTTGAGAATGAAAAATTACGAATTTATTTTGGGGGCGGTCAAAATGAATGA